The genomic stretch CTAGCTCAATCGCGTTACGGGGTATAGAAAGCGTGTTCCAGTGGGGGTGGGGCTTCAACCCACGGActagtgtaaaagtagcccaattctgagggaaaactGCGGACTTGGCAATACTgacagtgcagcaggaatcagattTCCCTCATCACGTGACGAGATTAAGGAGATGACTGATAAGACAATGGCGGAGGATTTGGCGCGCAACAGATCCTGAGTATCATTGACAAATATcttatcttgtaaaatgtgcaactttctcccattcataagtaatagCAAAGactataaatatacaaagacaGTTCACTCGTATCACAATGAATGGAGAAAACTGCAACACACAATATGGGAGACAGTGATAGCTGCAGATAGGAATAATGGGTTTGCCGAAAGGGGGCGTGCCAAAAGGTGAATTGCAACAACAGaaactaacccctaaccctaccccatACCCTGACAGACCAGATTTCGCAACAAATTATAAAGACCTTTCTCCAGTCCCCTACCTTTCGGCGTGCCCTTACCTTTCGTCAAGCTCATTACTCCAACCTGCAGAATGttaattctaaataaaagaaCTAATCAGCagttggtaaagtcattgcatcacttcagctgccgttagaagtttcggttcctatagaaacttGAGACTCGTGCTTAGGACTGTACATGCGCATTGGATAGACCAACCTGAAATATATGATTTTTGATGccatttgagcataagaaacaacatttatgaggTAGTTCATATCAGATTTTATcagtaatttcaaataaaaaaatgtaatcataaACTTGGTGAGCAGCTTTAGTGAATTTGATGTTTGCCCATTTAAAGAGATTGGagctgtacttgcatgactgaaacagctgcgtttcaaagatggctgccgactgaaatgacttttttaattttgatgattataactgacaactaagaaaaatcccaaattcagtatctcagaaaattagaatattgtgaaaaggttcaatattgaagacacctggtgccacactctaatcagctaattaactcaaaacacctgcaaaggcctttaaatggtctctcagtctagttctgtaggttacacaatcatggggaagactgctgacttgacagttgtccaaaagacgaccattgacaccttgcacaaggagggcaagacacaaaaggtcattgcaaaagaggctggctgttcacagagctctgtgtccaagcacattaatagagaggcgaagggaaggaaaagatgtggtagaaaaaagtgtacaagcaatagggataaccgcaccctggagaggattgtgaaacaaaacccattcaaaaatgtgggggagattcacaaagagtggactgcagctggagtcagtgcttcaagaaccactacgcacagacgtatgcaagacatgggtttcagctgtcgtgtcaagccactcttgaacaacagacagcgtcagaagcgtctcgcctgggctaaagacaaaaaggactggactgctgctgagtggtccaaagttatgttctctgatgaaagtaaattttgcatttcctttggaaatcagggtcccagagtctggaggaagagaggagaggcacacaatccacgttgcttgaggtccagtgtaaagtttccacagtcagtgatggtttggggtgccatgtcatctgctggtgttggtccactgtgttttctgaggtccaaggtcaacgcagctgtataccaggaagttttagagcacttcatgcttcctgctgctgaccaactttatggagatgcagatttcattttccaacaggacttggcacctgcacacagtgccaaagctaccagtacctggtttaaggaccatggtatccctgttcttaattggccagcaaactcgcctgactttaaccccatagaaaatctatagggtattgtgaagaggaagatgcgatatgccagacccaacaatgcagaagagctgaaggccactatcagagcaacctgggctcttataacacctgagcagtgccacagactgatcgactccatgccacgccgcattgctgcagtaattcaggcaaaaggagccccaactaagcattgagtgctgtacatgctcatacttttcatgttcatacttttcagttggccaagatttctaaaaatcctttctttgcattggtcttaagtaatattctaattttctgagatactgaatttggaaTTTTCCTTaattgtcagttataatcatcaaaattaaaagaaataaacatttgaaatatatcagtctgtgtgtaatgaatgaatataatatacaagtttcactttttgaatggaattagtgaaataaatcaactttttgatgatattctaattacatgaccagcacctgtataacaTCTCCCTGATGCCTGCAAATTATAAGTCTACACCATagactataatttttttttttttttttttttttgcccccacaaaattattaagcagcacaactgttttcaaaataataagaagaaatatttcttgagcagcaaatcagcatattagaatgatttctgaaggatcatgtgactggagtaatgatgctaaaaatccagctttgccatcatttttttcttttttttcttgatgaaataaaatgcagccttggtgagcataagacacttctttcaaaaacataaaaaaaaattgtaaagaaTTTTCTAAAaaccatgactttttttttttttaatccttctGCTGCCTTTGATGTTCCTGTGGTTCCAGAATAGTCTCAtggaatttaagaatttaagatTTAAAGGTGACTGACAAAAACAGAATTCAGGAACCCAGTACCCATGAGCAAAGACAATGCAGCTTGCAAGTAACCCATTGCAGGGGCAGGTCAATGGCAGTTGGACCCGCCTCTGCATGATATAaatgggaatgctaacagaCAGGTTCAACATAAGCACTTCCATGAATCAATCACACACAGGTGtacatgtattatatttacataataaacATTTCTCCTGATTTCATGAAAGTTGGTTTCAGATGGCATCTGCAAGTCATCTAATTTCAGTTTCTCCAGGAGGATTTGAACATGCTCTGGAAAATGGACAATTATAAACAAACCCTCACATTTTCTCATCCAACTGTTTATGTATTTTGACTGTCAATGGTTCAAAGTTAAAAGTTTCAACCCAATTTCTAATGGCAGTTTGTCATAAGTTTTAATTAAGTTCTTTCTCACGTTTTTGGATCTCCAGCACCGACAGTACACGGCTTTGTCTCCCAGGTCCTCAATGTCAAATGCGTGCACCACTTTGGGGTTGTCTTTTTGCAGCTCAAGGTTCACTTTAGGCTTCACACATTTGGCtttgttgaaaaatgttttgtagATGAGGATTCCCACTGCTGCAGCTCCAAATGTCACGGACACTGCAGTGATGATCTCAGCTAGAGGAGGACAGAAGAGATCTTACCATACAGACATTCCTCTGCAATTATATATGcttgtataaaattaaataaaaaaatatttaaatgttagaaatatgttcaaatacttaaaaataatataatcaaaatattaatattgttactTACATTAGTCATATAAAATGTAGGCCATAACATTTTACCACTCACAGATTCGATAAGCCTTTTACTCCAGTAACTACATTAATAttgttacttaaaataaatggaattaaataaaataagaaactaGACATTTTGCGTTGTTCTGTGACTCCAATAACATCACAATGACAAATCTATTGTTTGAAAGATCTAACGTTGAATGTGCATTAAATAAACAGTCATAGTAACTAAATCAATGTTAGCTATTGaaactatatttaatttatagaaACCTGATACGAACAGAGAGTTTATTAGATTCTCAACGATACAGCGAGCACAAGCAAACAGATACATCTAGAGACGCTCATTTATACAACCTGATTATAGGTTTGTGAATCACATCTTGaaaatttcagtttatttcactAGTTTCTATTAAACTACTGCTAAATTCCgaccataaacaaacaaacacatacagcaTGAGCAAAATAGCACATTTTCTTCTACAAAACACCTTTATATAACATCTTTAAAAGATCTTTACCTTTATGGAAGGAGTTTGACGCGCtcatgtttaattattattgtttgtatttattattattattattatttgctcaTAATTTAAAGATCTTCAAACGTCCTCAAGGCCAAGTGGAAAGTTCAAGATAATTAACTGTGCGCTGTATTTACGCAAAATGCGAGTTACGGCGCAAaagcaggacttttactttgaAATCATCTTCAGTTTCAGCATGTGTGCTGTGAAGGGTGAAATAAGGATGATCGTTTTTACAGGTCAAAACGAGCCTTCCGTCCAAAAGAAAAGtgcctgtgatttttttttcccttctgtgTAATAAAGTGTAATATAAGGTTTATTACTTAGTGATTTAATTAAACGaaatgatttcaaataaatttccATTACATTTcctttaattttgtatttaaaagaaTGCCTTTCACACAATTCAAATGGATTGTTTTAAAtgccaagctccaaaaaagacgaaaaatatacactatttataatattatatatatggtTAAACCATTCATGAGAAAATACCCTTAATCACACATTAGACATTATAGGTAAACAATAACACAGGTTTATGTGATGTTTGTTTAATAGAGGAGACAGTAGAGCATGTTTGATGGTGTGTACTGCATATGAAAGGAGTCTCAAGGAAGAATTGCAATCAGGATATCGAGAATTCTCAATAAGTAATATCCTAAATGATGGACCAAATGCGGGAAAACAAATGAATGCAATTATGAGATTTATTAGGATcagattatttaaatataaaatagagATTACGTGAAAAATGCAGAATTATTCTCTTCACACTCCATCATAGTAGGCTTGGAGGTGTGCAACAATGAAGtagaaaacttttattttgaagtttggCAACAGGAAGTTATGCGCTCTGTTGCCGAAATCACGTTGACAAGCACGCACGTGTGTGCACAGCAGCATGGATCTCTCCAAGTGGTGTAATCTAAAGTCCGAACCGAGTTTAAAGCATTTGACAGAGGCAGGGTTCGGTGTCCCGAAAAACAAACAGCACGTGCCCGTACAGGAGCTGGTGAAGGCGCACATTGATTCGTTTGATCAGGCAGTTACTGATGGATTATGTCGGGTTGTGGAGGTGAggtgcagatacacacacacaccacatgtTAATACTCATGAAGATTCTGTATAGACAAGTGCTGGCTACACAAgctaaatatatttgtgtttagGGCATTCCTCCGTTGGAGTTCATGTACAAGGGAGACAGAGTCAGTCTGTCTTTTGTAGAGGCCATCATTCAACCGCCAGCGATTGCTAAAGGAGGAATCAGCAGAGATGTGCGGGTGTTCCCTGCCGAGTGCAGAGGCAGGCGCTGCACATACAAGGGGAAGCTAGTGGTAAGTCTGAGGATTAAATATGGTGAATTGATTATGTTATTTCGGCAGAATAACTGCTGGTTTTcttgtgtatgtatgtgcgtCTGTCCTTTTAATCCAATAATAATACAATGACGAATCAAATTTTTGAACCATTAAATAGGTCGTTCTTCAATTGGGGTGGCAAACTAGACACAAAAGTGtgtgtacaaaaaaaatgaaatttaaaagtttaaaaattgttttatttttaaacaataaaatgtattactatgtatttaaaaataatgtaatatgttGTGTCCAGTAAAATGAAATCTTAAggacttttttttccacatttaaacattcatcaccacacacatcagttgtggtaaacggaagctcaagcatgttcgcttgatgtgcgagaaccaatgaggttcgttcttgtgtgttacgcagcacatttgagtttccacaagaaccaataaggtttgTTCTCTTGcctcaagcaggttcggttgagcttctgtttatgttcgctgatcaatgtttatatgtgaataaaagcatacattcaatctgttcatcatatcctgtagaattcaactaATCAGACCACAAATTCGAAACTCCCGAAGTGTTTCCAATTTTGTGTGCCTTATGCATAAGAGCTTCAGCCAGCGGTTATTTCTATAAGGCTGAGACTAGCCCTGCGTTCCAAacggaagggctcatccctatgccctaatcccttcaaagggtttatTCTCCAGAGTGAGTgcttcgaagggatgaagggtgtaggggtaaagagaacttttttttttttttggaacgcacttctgcgtcatcttaacgagacaTTTAAGGAGGCGCCTTTGTCTTTTTTCCCCTGGTGTACACTTTGTATTAATACGCAttcatttactgtagtaacattATCAGCTACTGCCGGTCTTTTacgttaaatataatgtatattgtgtctatgtatttgaaacataTGGATGGACTGATAAAGGACTGATAAAGAATAAAGGTACATATGTTCTAAAGTACAATGtcgttttgaccataataatgtaccaaatctaactcgtataaatattacagtagtatagaaaaatcctacacatacatttataggtaaaatcgaacACCGAGCCTCCTGTACTCATTCTGTGATgccaaacaacttccctgtgcaaaggatcatgggggcccgaagtgtccatcagttgtaccctttgAAACCTTCATTctgaagggccctttgaagtggccagttttgagcacttcggtttggattgacccttcaatatggcggccatgattgttttcactccgaagtgcccttcggagggcgatatatcccgtttggaacgGACCGTCGGTCACTGCTTGATTCACTGGATTCTGGGTCCTGGAGCCAAAACAGTTGACAACCACTGATGTCAGTGCTTTGTGTCTTCACAGGCGGATGTGAGCTGGTCTATTAATGGCATTCCCAAAGGAATCATCAGACAGGCTCTGGGACAGCTGCCAATCATGGTCAAATCGAAACTATGCAACCTTCATGGTCTCTCACCCAAAGAACTCATCGAGCATCACGAAGAAGCTGAGGTATAGATCATGCATCACTGAACTGCATGTAACACGCCACCATCATACAGCTGTCTCTTGGACAAAATAACACGTTGTCTTTACCGGTAGGAAATGGGCGGTTATTTTCTGGTGAATGGCATAGAGAAGGTGATTCGTCTTCTGATCATGCCAAGGAGGAACTATCCCATCACCATATCAAGACCAAAGTTTAAGACCAGAGGACCAGGCTACACTCAATACGGTGAGCACTGCATCTTTTCCAGATTGAATAATTGAATatgatttattaaatacacAGATTGATTTTAGTATTAACTCTTTGCAGGTGTTACAATGCATTCTGTAAGGGATGAACACACAGCCGTTAATATGAATCTTCACTACCTGGAAAATGGAACAGTGATGGTGAATTTTATATACCAGAAAGAGCTGTTCTTTCTTCCCTTGGGCTTTGCACTGAAGGTAAAAggaagttgttgttttttattataaggCACCTGAAGGTgtttttttgtgataatgaccagGTGACATTACCCTACTTATTACCAggtttattttagtattatttggcctggtttcacagacagggcttagattaagtcaggattaggccttatgtaaattaggacatttaaagtgttagttcacccaaaaattaaaattctgtcattaattactcaccctcatgtcattccaaactcgtaagacctttgttcagaacacaaattaagggtgctttcacatcCGCCTCATTTAGTTCAGTTGAATCGCACTAGAGTTTGTTGTTCCCTTTGGTGCAGTTCGTTTGGGCAGATATGAATGCAGCAATTGCACTCGGGTGCGCACCAAAAGCATACCGAGAACTTCTTGAAGAGGTGGTCTTCAGAGGTGGAGCGGTTCGCTTGAGACAGGAAAGCAATACGACCCAACAGACCAACAAACCAAACAATATCATAATTCATGACGTGAAATGTGTCATATAAAAAGCAGTAGTGTCtgattctgtgagtgagcacatTAATTACTGTAGGTGAAAACCAAAGAGCGCCTTTTCATCTTAAAACGTTGTGTAATTGCACTTCTCTGTGCAAGAATGCTGTCTCAACGAAGCATTGATTCCGGCTCTACCTGCATTATAACGTTCATATGGTCTCGACACAGTTAGCCTAGACAGCGCTGGAAGATCCAGAGAGAGCATGTTTGAATTTGCCGCGGTATTAATACGAATGtagtatataatttaacagTGGGAATGACGGCTACATTCGTGTAGTGTTTGCGTGTGTCTCGTTGACTTGTCAATCATTTTGATGGATGACGCATAGAAAATTCTGACCAATAAGACGACAGTTGTACTCgcatgtgacttgcataaacacattttggtacaCTTTGAAATGTTGCTTTGTGAAAGCGAaccgaaccaagaagaaaatgcaacattgtaacatttAGTCTGTTTcggaacaaaacaaataatcCATAGTTGTGAAAacacatatttttaatgaaatccaagaggtttctgaaccatacataggcagcaacgtcattgcacctttcaaggtccagaaaggtaccaaagacattgttaaaatagtccatgtgactgcagtggttcagccttgatgttatgaagcgacgagaaaaagtattctttgagtacttaatgacagaaatttcatttttgggtgaacttaacctttaagtagcttttataaatgtgccttagacaTAAAAGGTTGCCTGGGACAGTCAGTTTAAAGTTTATATGCCATGATGTATCAATCTTCTGGTGGTCGTGTCTTCATGTGATACAAATTTGCAGTTCaacaaacttgaactttggaatTCTGCGAAAATGCTTTTCTTCACATGAGGTTGCGTTTCTGGTCTTCCACATTCGCATACGTATGAATGGCAGTCAATGGAACAAAAAGTGTAGTGGTACTGCCTCTTTACAAGGTTTAGCAGTCATTATACAAACATGACCACCtcggctgaccaatcagaatcaggTTTTCCAGAgagttgtttaatatttaggtATTGGTGCATAATCACTTTTGAATGAAATGTTTCAAATGCCTTTCCTTTCACCCCCAAAGGCTCTAGTGGATTACTCGGACTACCAGATCTTCCAGGAGCTGATTAAAGGTCGAGAGGAGAACTCTTTCTTTAAGAGCTGTGTCTCAGAAATTCTGCGTGTTGTCATGGACCAGGGCTGCACCACTAAAGCCAAGGTGCTCCGTTACCTGGGCGAGCGTTTCCGGGTCAAACTCAACCTCCCAGAGTGGTACACTCACGAGCAGTGCGCTCACTTCCTGTTAGAGTAAGTCCTAGGTGTTACAGAACctacacttttttttgtgtgtttgctgTTTTGTTGGTATAAATTCATGTATATAGGTTGggtgatgttaaataatatttttgacttgaataaaatcagttaatttagatgttaccatttttttgtGTAGGATTTCTTTTATATGTGAGATTTATTGGAAGTAGAGCTGGGTGATATGCccaaaaaataatttgtaatattaaatCATCTCAATATTGAATCTCAATATTTATATACATCTTCAAACAAATTCCATCAAACAGTGCAGTGTGTTTTACAGTGCTATCCTTCTGTTTGCAGTGAATGTCTGTGTATTCACCTGAAGTCAGATGTGGAGAAGTTCTACATGTTGTGTATGATGACACGGAAACTCTTCAGCTTTGCCAAGCAGGAGTGTATGGAGGAGAACCCTGACAGTCTGATGTTCCATGAAGTTCTCACACCAGGCCAGATCTACCTCATGTTCCTGAAAGTAAGATCAcctttatcatctcttcacctGTCTGTCTTGCACAATCATGTCATTACTCATTTTATATACAccaccattcaaatgtttggggtcggtaagatttttaaaatgtttttgaattaagtctcttatgctcaaggctgcatttatttgatcaagaaATGGTAAGAAATATTGTTgaaatttaaaagtaacttgTATTAGGGCTGTCGCGATAACCGCAATATCGTAATACCGCGCTATTGACGAGCCAACCGCAGAGGACTGCAAAAACCGCAGCAACTGCGATatgtgcatgttattttttgaaagattaTGTCCTTCTCGTTTTACACTTCATGCATGTgtactaaatattaaataagttaataatgaTAGCATAATGTGTACCTTGGTGATTTGTACAGAGGCTCCATAGATTTGCACTAAACAAGCCTAAACAGACAGTGAATGTGAGAGAGATCGACTGAGCGCGTGGGATTACCTGCGTCTGTCCTTCAGGCCGAGACGGGAAAAGGgttaaaggatagttcacccaaaaatgaaaattatcccatgatttacttaacctcaagccaccctaggtgtatatgactatcttctttcagatgaacacaatcagaagcatatttaaaaatatccttagtcctctaagttttttataatg from Ctenopharyngodon idella isolate HZGC_01 chromosome 13, HZGC01, whole genome shotgun sequence encodes the following:
- the cisd1 gene encoding CDGSH iron-sulfur domain-containing protein 1; its protein translation is MSASNSFHKAEIITAVSVTFGAAAVGILIYKTFFNKAKCVKPKVNLELQKDNPKVVHAFDIEDLGDKAVYCRCWRSKNFPYCDGAHAKHNQETGDNVGPLIIKRKEA